Below is a genomic region from Scyliorhinus canicula chromosome 2, sScyCan1.1, whole genome shotgun sequence.
AAGGGCAAATGAAGTGAGGTGCATGTTGATTGCACACAACAGTGAAAGAGGCAAATGTGCACTCCCTCTGTGCCTGATCAAGCATATTTTTACAACAAAGTTGACAGTTCTATTATAGATGTTATGAAATACTCAGCATGTATTAAATTTTACAGAAGGGTCATGGTTAATGAACAAGCCTGACTACAATTTTGTAGCCTACTGCGATAAAGAAGGGACACTCATGTGGTCTACTCATTGGCCTACCCTTTGTGAGTTCTTGGTGCTGTGGGTCAAACCTACCTTTGGACAGAGAACTCAAATGATCAATGTGGTGCACTGTGAATCAGGCATTCAGGCCTACTGACCCAATTTAGGAAAATGCAGGGGGAAACCAAGGGCTGGCCCTCTGACCACACCACTGCAGCATCAGACCAATATTCCAATATGCTTTACAAATAGAAAAATTGAATTAATGCAATAGATATGAAGTTTGTAGTCACTATTTAGAAACACTAAAACAAGTACATACACTCTACTCCTCTCAGCTCCCATTAAAAAGTTTACAATTAAATTGTGAAACCAAAACCTGTATTTCAGTTGTTGAATGAGGaatccaaaaaaaaaaccaaaagaatTGCTGATTACACAATCCCTTGTACACTTGCAAGGAAAAATGTCATTTGCCAGCACTCAAACCACTCACACAAAGAAATCCACAAGTCCAGATAGGAACTATATGCACATATTTAATGAGTTTACGTTGCAGCTTTTATTTaaggaaaaacaaaataattaaatgcaATTATATTTATCACTGGGAAAGTATTAATGGAAATTTTGCTGCACCCATAAAGTAATATTAATTGAATATTATGGTGGAATAAATGGATATCATGTGCATACATTTATTTTCAAACTACTGAATATGTAAACAATACTATTCCAATAATTGCAAGCACTCTGGTCTCAAATAAAATACATGAAGATTCATATTTTTTGAGACATATTCACTACATTCTACTTACATCAACTTCAATTTACTTGGGCAAAAGTCCACTTATACTATATTAACAGTACACTGCTTAATCGGCACTTGCAACAGATGGTGACCTTGACATTGACCGAGAACGTGAGCGAGAACGAGTTCTTGGCCTCTCCAATGATGCAGGTGATTTGGAAGGTGAAGCCGAACGGGCCTTTTGTTGCCTAGCAGGGACACGAGATCTACTGCGAGAGCGGGATTTACTGCGGCTTCTACTCTTTGACCTACTGTAGGATTTGCGGCTCCTGGAGCGAGAGCGACTACGAGATCTGGAAAATGTACGGCTCCGTGACCGCGATCTGCTGCGAGACCTATACATCAAGGGAAAACCCATTTAGTATGCTTAATCAGGTGTTTCTACTCAGTCATTATAAATTAATTCATATTAGCACGTTTCAGTTTCACGCTACTTTTTGCTAAATTGTGATATGTCTTTGCTACTGCTGTCAATGTGGCAAAATATTTAAgattaataaactttgttttttgcTGTCACACACAATTGAACAAGTGCAACCCTCATCAGTCATAACAGTCGAAGGATTGTGCTTGAAAACTTGGTCATCTTCCTGGGAAACAAATAAGAATTCAGAAATGTGAATTCTTCTTCAGCACATTaaagtaatgatgtggagatgccggctttggactggggtgagaacagcAAGAAGTcgtacaataccaggttaaagctcACAGgtgtgttttgaatcactagctttcggatcactgctccttcctcaggtgaatgaagaggtgggttccagaaacatagacaatgtcaaagatgcaataatttgaatgagagtctttgcagtTAATAACTGGAGTGGgatgatcacaggttaaagatgcgaattgtctcaagccaggacaattggtaggattttgcaagcccaggccagatggtgggggatgagtgtaatgcgacatgaatccaaggtcccggttgaggctatactcgtgtgcagaacttggctataaatttctgctcggcgattcggcACTGTCacatgtcctgaaggccgccttggagaatgcttagccgaagatcagaggctgaatgctcttgactgctgaagtattccccgactggaagagaacattcctgctTGGCGATTGTTGCGCAATGTCAGTTCatcctgtagacttaattacctgcaaagactctcattcaaagtatcgtcttgcatgtTGGACTTTGTCTATTTATACATGTTTctagaacccacctcttcattcaactgaggaaggagctgtgctccgaaagctagtgattcaaaacaaacctgttggactttaacctggtgttgtaaggcttcttacattAAAGTAAGTCAGCCAACAGAAACTAAATGGCAGGTCTGATTTATAATTAATGGAAGCAAAGACGTCTCGGAAGTTGATACTTCAAATCAACAATTCAATTATCTAATATTTTAGTTTGAAATAAATCCCAAATGAGATCACTATGTGGCACTTACCTATGTTTAGGTTCTTCAATCAATCTGATCTTTCTTCCATTTATTTCTGCGCCAGAGAGTTTATCAACAGCATTCTTCAAATCACTATACGAGGCAAATTCAACAACCCTAAAAGAATATTTAATATTTTCACATTAAATTCAACATTTCCAATTCAGACACATTCCTGTTTCCATCAGAAATCAAACAAAAGCTGATACCATGCCAAAAGGGAGCTAACTAAAAGGTTACATAAAGAGGtttttaacaagtgttttatgAGATGGtgtggaaaaaataaaattccagGTCGTAGGGTTGAGATTAAATAACAATGTGTGCACAAGCAGCCAGAATTCAAGTTACGAAGAGTTAACATTTAAAGTTATAACAATTTACAGAAAAAGGAAAGGGTATGAACGAGGTTACACACCAAGATGTTAGGAGACGAGAAAACCAGATAGGTTGATGGTTGAAGTGGATCTGGAGGATAGGACGTGGGAAACAGAGTTTTGGGTTAGCTCAAGTTTATGAAGGATAGATGATGTGCTGCAGCCAAGCCCGAAGGTTACAAAACGTATAAATCCAGGGTTCAGTAACTGAAGTGTTGAGGCAAGGAAACGAGCTAGATAATGGTGTCAGCTCAGAAGTGTAATGCAAGTTGTGAACAGTCTTCAATCCAACCAAAGATGGTGGCTAGAGGGGAGAGTGAGCAGTGAAGTTTGTGGTGGAGAGCCAAGATGATAGTTTTGATCTTCCCAATATTTTAACTGGAGGAAATTACAGCTCATTTAGCATTGGACATCAGTCAAGCAAGCTGATAAAGATATATTATGGTGGTGGAAGTCTGAAGACGTGGTGGACAATAGCATAcaaaggaggtggtggtgtagtggtattgtcactggactaataaaccagagacccagagtaatgctctggggatccaggttcaaatccctccagcagatggtgaaatttgaaatcaataaaaaaatgtggaattaaaagtctaatgatgagcaTGATACCAtagtcgattgtcgtaaaaacctatctcGCTCAATAAtggcctttaggaaaggaaatctgccgtccttacccatgTTTGGCCTAaatctgactccagatccacgacaatgtggttgactcttaactgccccctctttagggatgggtaataaatgccagcatagccagcgacagccacattccatgaacaaatacaTGTAGAATTTACTACAGATTACGTTCCCAAGGGCAGCACTTAGATGATATTACAAAGCTGATGTCAAAATATTAACATTACTGTCAAAGCTGATGTCAAAATATTAACATTACTGTCaagtgagcagcacggtggcgcactgctgcctcatggcaccaaggacctgggttcgatcccagcccatggtcactgtctgcgtggagtttacacatttcccCCGGGccagtgtgggtctcaccccccacaacccaaagacgtgcaggctagatggattggccgtgccaagttatttttaaatataaattagagtacccaattcattttttccaaataaggggcaattttgcgtggccaatccatctaacctgcacatctttttgttgtggcagcacggtggtgcagtggtagcactgcagtctcacggtgctgaggtcccaggttcgatcccggctctgggtcactgtccatctggagtttgcacattctccccgtgtttgcatgggtttcgcccccgcaatccaaaagatgtgcaaggtaggtggattgaacacactaaattgccccttaattggaaaaaatgaattgggcactctaattttttttaaaaatcagtgttgtgggggtgaaacccacgcaaacacggggagaatgtgcaaacaccacacgggaagtgacccagggacgggattgaacctgggacttctgcGCCGTgatgcaacagtgttaaccactgtgccaccgtgctgcccttggccacattaagttgcccttagttggaaaaaataattggctactccaaATTTATGGGGGAAAAACTTTATGGTTAAGTACTATAATTTTAGTATTATTTGGTGCAAGTTTGAAAACTGGTTTGAGACTGGTCAATGAAGACGTCCTATTTAAATATCAAGGTTTTGTGAACACATCACCTAATTAATTCTGTACTCACCCTTCATTCATTTTGTGCCTGTGCGCATCCGCAAAGGTAACTTCTCCAGCCTGTCTCATGAAATCTTTCAGATCCTATGTTAGATCAGATCAGTTAGGTAAAACAAATATGCATACTTACTCAGTCATCTTCTAACAAAGTTACTACGAAAGAAACCAAAGCTAATTTCATCAAAATGTATTACCTTCCTGTACAATTCCCTAGGCTATTCAACCAGCCAAATGCAAGAAGAACTTGCAGAGGTATCATCACGACTGACGACCCGATGGTGCTCTTCAGCACCCACTCGACGTGAGCCTCCCCGGACATCACCCATCCTAAAGGCGGGCTTTGGCGGTGCCATGGGAACAGGAATTGCTAAATCTTGTGTTGTTACCAAGGGCTCCTCACACTTCAAATCGAGCTTCCAACCAAACCTACTAGCGAATTTCTTTCAATCAAGGACCTCATTTTAGAGTCAGCTCTCAACTCGACTTTAGGACAACTCGTTACCAGCATTTTCAGAGGCGCAGGAACGAACCCCGGCTCTTAAGGTAGTGCCCACCAATGTTGGTCAGACCAGCATAATACAGATCACCAACTGATTGAAACGTAGGACTGGCAATTCAACTAGGCCCACCAAGAGACCAAGCCAGAGCGATTAGGAAAACGTCACTCGTCACAAGGCCAACGATACGAGAGGCTGGTAAATAAAGGTTTTAATATTTGGTTAAAGTTTGCACATAATTCAACACAGAAACCAAACCACATTTAAGGTTTTCAAATAAGCAAGCAATTTAGATAAATTACATAATTATGAATGTTAACTGTCAACACTCCTAAAGTTGCAGTACGTAATGAAAATTTTATAAATGGACAAATTAAAATTAGTTCAGTATTGTGCACCTTCAAATCCATTTACCATCTTCCTTCCCTAGGTCAGTTTGTGACCTCAGTTTGACAGAGGCAAATTATCTCGGTGCATTTTGGGCCAAGCTTCTAGACAACTCGCCCACCGTcctctggccaatatttaaaaCATAATTATTTTGAAAAGAAAACGTGCGTCAAATTATGCCAATTTTGTGATTTCTCTAAACATTAGGGAGTGCACACTACCAAGAAACATTtgggaaggaagaaaaaaaatctaTCATGACGTTGATTTCTGACCACTATCAGCAACCTCTGCTAGAAACATGAATATCAGCAAAACATGTCAAGATGGGGCTTGACTGCAATAAATGCCAAGTAGAATTGCTAGTTAATGGTCACCATCTAGTACATACAAGTAATTGCAACTTGGCCAAAGTTCTGGAGAATCAGTACTCTCAGTGGAATCATACCCAGCATGAGTCACTGGCTTCAGAACcgaagaaaagaaaaaaaggtGATGGACAAGGAGGtagaaaaatacatttaaaattaaAGAACATTCGATCACCGCCTCTAATCTTTGACTTGGTTGCCAATATTGCACATTTGTCATTTAAAGTTTCTTAAGATAAAGGCAAACTTGTGGATTACAAGCCCTACTGGCAAGAGTTCAAACGGAAATCGGGCCACAAAGTTTCTGCAGTTTTCCAGAATCCAAATACTACTGGGAAGACAACATGGAACGACATCTTATGTCTGTATGAAGAGTAGCACCATCTATGAAATGCATCCTGCTGAGGTAGGTAATGCTCTTCACAATCCATTTGTAGTATTCTCTTCCTCACACAAAACAACCTCAGAAATTATGTAGCCAATTCCACATTCTAACAGGGCAAGGCAAATTTCAGGTTCCAATCCCTGCTTTCGTGTTTCTAATTTCCTCATTAACTTGTAACGCAGTAGTGCAAGCTTTGAGCAACATTGCACTTTGAAGATTTTCAGTCCCTGTTACACAGGTCCTCACCAGTAATATGTACTGCCATATCCATTTGTTTTTAGCTGTAAAAATCTCAGCTAATCTTGAAAGTACATTTCATATTAAATTATATTCATTTCCATTTATTACAGTGACAGGATCACAAAATACGATTCACTGTTGAATGCAACATACCTGCCAGCTAACTCGCGAAGACAAATTCTCAACAATCAGTCGGTTCTCTGTACGAACTGGAGGTCCATTTCTGAAACAAGCCACATGAACAGAGATGTAGAACTGGTTACGAGGATTCCCATATTCATCTTTTATTGAATAACTGCTCATCATGCAAACTTCAAATTATGGATATTTGCCATCTGATGTTAATAAAGGATGCCAATGTAAAGGTTCAGGAACCAACTTACATTGGTACCTCACAAATCACCTAGAACTCTAATGAATTGGTGCCCAGCAAAGAACAAACACTGTACATCAACAATGCGGACCCCAAGATAATTTTAAATGGGATTACACTACCAACAGcatggtagaattgtggatagcacaactgcttcacagctccagggtcccaggttcgattccagcttgggtcattgtctgtgtggagtctgcacatcctcccagtgtgtgcgtgggtttcctctgggtgctccggtttcctcccacagtccaaagatgtgcaggttaggtggattggccatgataaattgcccttagtgttgggtggggttactgggttgtggggatagggtggtgctgACCTTgttggctctttccaagagccggtgcagactcgatgggccgaatggcctccttctgcactgtaaattctatgaacatataTAGCCTTGTATGAAGTGTTAGTAACATTCAAGGTGAGACATTTCATTTCCCTATGCCCCTTCTCAAAGGATGCATCTTTAAATTTCAAGTGAATTTTAATGCACTTCATGAGATATAAATCACTTCCTGGATTTTCTGGGGAACAGAAGTACTACATCAATTCAGACTGTTTCTTTATAACAGCTATTCACTCAAAGACATCCAGAGCCATGATATTAACCTCTGCACAACAGGAGCCCAACGGGAATACATTTAAAGGGTGAAAGGTATTGTAGCACCCCAAGTGGTAGCTATTGGACTTGTACTGAAATCTGATTCCCGCAGTGCTATTGGGCCCTCAAATTAAAGTTTGCTGCAGTGTGATTTTCCCAGGAGTTAGTGGAAGAGTCCCTGGCTGCAGCCTTCTGTTGTTGTGGTTAGAATTTTCCAATTTGCCAGTTGAACAGGAAACTGACCAAAAAATgttaatgggtttcctccgggtgctccggtttcctcccacagtccaaagatgtgcgggttaggtggattggccatgctaaattgcccgtagtgtaaggttaatggggggggattgttgggttacgggtatagggtggatacgtgggtttgagtagggtgatcattgctcggcacaacatcgagggccgaagggcctgttctgtgctgttctatgactagcactgctacctcatatgcaagggacctgggttcaattccagctgtggGCGACtgcgtgaagtttgcatgttctccccgaatctgcgtgggtttactccgggagcTGCCGTTTCCTTCCACAGCTCAAATATGCGCCGGTTAAAtggtttggtcatgctaaatttgccaaaattgtccaaagatgtggttatgggtatacggcaagggagtgggcctaggtggggtacgTGCagactttttgttttataaatttagagtacccaattaaggggcaaaacccacgcaaacacggggagaatgtgcaaactccacacggacagtgacccagagccgggaccgaacctgggacctcggcgccgtgaggtgcgtgcagacttgatgggctgaatggccgcctcctgcactgcagggattctatgaatcctgCATTAAACTTGGTGGTCCCTGGCCTTATTTGGGGAAGTGAGGGTCATCTTGTACATGGGTTACTCATACATTATATTGAAAATAATCCTCTAATATGACTATATCTCATTTTTTCAAATTGCACGCAGGGAACCAAATCCAAGCAATCTCAAAGTTTTCAATTGAAATTCttaagttaaaagcaaattactgcggatgctggaatctgaaacaaaaacagaaaacactggacaacctcagcaggtctgaccacatctgtggagagaacgaAGCTAATGTTTTGAATCTGGGTGACTCAAAGCTGGAAATAGGATGAAATTTATAGTTATGGGGGTGGAGTAGGATAGCGGGCCAATAAGATTGACAAAGTTGTGGATAAagagaatgtaaatggtggtgatcatgGCATTAAAAAATAGGTCATAACGTGTTAATGGCAAaacaagcagtgtgtcaaagaacTCAGAACAGGGAACTCTAGTTGGGTGGGGAGACAATGGTGAGGAAAAAACAGATTAGTGGAAGGGAGTTCAcagcctgaagttgttgaactcaatgccaAGTCTGGGAGGCTAGCGCGCCTAATcaaaagatgagatgctgttcctccatgtttgtgttgggcttcattGTGGACCAGGTTATCCCGAGgaaaatttaggcaagagtgaggtatttgtagtacaccctggtgatcaggaggagggaattgggagactccccttcaggagggcagtgaagagtttcagatacctgggggtccaggtggccaggagttgggggactctccataagcttaattttaccaggctggtggaacagatggaggaggaatttaaaaggtgggacatggtgccgctatcgttggcgggtagagtgcagtccgtcaaaatgacagttctcccgaggttcttgttcctttttcagtgtttgcccatctttatccctagggccttttttttagaagggtgactagcagcatcatgagctttgtttgggcgcatgggaccccgagggtgaagagggtcttcttggagcggggtagagatggggggggggctggcgttacccaatctctcggggtattattgggcagccaatgtgtcgatggtgcacaagtgggtaatggagggggagggggcagcatggaaacggatggagagggtgtcctgtggagatacaaacCTGGGgtccctggtaacggcgccgtggccgctccctccttcgAGGtatacgagtccggtggtggcggctaccctcaagatttgggggcagtggaggcgacataggggagacgtggggggctcgatggaggctccgttaagggggaaccataggttcgtcccggggaacattgatgggggatttcagggttggtacagagcaggcatcagacagctgagggacctgtttattgatgggaggtttgcgagcctgggggagttggaggagaaatttgggctccccccggggaacatgttcaggtatctgcaggtaaaggcatttgctaggcggcaggtggagggattcccttcgcttcccgcgaggggggtgagcgacagggtgctttcgggggtctaggtcggagaggggaagatatctgatatctacaaggttatgcaggaggcggaggaggcgtcagtagaggagctgaaagctaagtgggagggggaactgggggaacagatcgaagacgggacatgggctgatgccctggagagggttaattcttcctcctcgtgtgtgcggcttagcctcatccaattcaaggtgctgcaccgggcccacatgactgggacgaggatgagtaggttctttgggggtgaagataggtgtgtcaggtgctcggggagtccagcgaaccatgcccatatgttctgggcatgcccggcgctggaggagttctggaatggggtgacgaggacggtgtcgagggtggtgggatccagggtcaagccaggatggggactcgtgatttttggtgttggggtggagctgggagtgcaggaggcgaaagaggccagtgtgctgcgctttgcgtccctagtagcccggcgaaggatcttgctacaatggaaggatgcgaggcccccaagcgtggagacctggatcaatgacatggcgggtttcattaagctagagaagatcaaattcgccctgagagggtcggtacaagggttctttaggcggtgacaaccttttctcgactttctggctcaacgatagggtacggggacagtagcagcagcaacccggggggggtgcgcgcggacgatgactatgtttgtttatttgatttaaatttatttttaagttcttctgttgttcattggggttggggtgggatacatgcgtcgatacggtctgggggtgttacagttattatgttgcatttcattgtttgtcgttacgttttatattttctgcaaaaaattccaataaaaattatattaaaaaaaaggttatCCCGAGGAAACCATCTGTGGAATACTGACAGGCGGAATGCGGAAAGGATGCATTTGATGGTAACGCCATGCGGGAGGTGGCGGAATTCTTTAAATTATTGCGTTTTACGTTTGGTTTGCACTTCCTTACTTCACAATTACATCAATCTATAACCACACTGTAAGAGTAATCCATAAGTATATTAATATTCAGAAATACCTGAAACTATGCAATGTGTTTTGATTGCATGGAAATGTATGTTTTAGTTCAACATGATGAGACATTCTTTACAAGAGCATTTTATTGTTACTACTAGGTCACTTTCGTTACTACATTTACCATTCTCTTTGCCATGACACCATTGTTATTTAATctccccaaccctatcccagACCGTCCCTTTTGGTCAATATGTCCCCCATCTTCCAACAGTATAAAGCCCATCACATTTTTATCATCTTTCACGTCCGAAGAATTGAAACTTTTCTCTCCAAAGATTATGCCTGGAGTGCTGAGTTTTACCAACACTTTTGTTTTGATTGATAAAATACTTTCTTGGTCAGAAATTATGCTCTAAATTTCCATTCGCTTAAAATTGGCATTGAGGCCATTTTTGGCACTCCACTCTACCTCAGATTAGCACAGGCTGGAGATCAAACCAGGTGTCCTCTCTCAATGCACAGCTTAGCAATTCATTGGATCATGTTGGGTAAGCCAGCAGTGCAGCTCCTGTTTAAAAAGAAGTgtctcgacttccggtggcggcgatgacgtaggaagctacacatttgggagctcccgttttaaacggacttttcggctctttttagagccccaaacggaaatttttcgacgtctcccggtgggagaaggtgtgctgatcgactttccccgcagtccatgactcgaactcggagtggaaagggggaaaaaacggcagcagctccccagaaaaaaacaggggaaggaatccaagatggcggctggcggagctccagaggagtggaagcagtgggcccaggagcaacaagctgctctcctgcgctgctttacagacttcaaggctgaggtactgagctctctgcaggaaacgaacacaaggctgtcggagattcacacgagccagggtgctgccatcaaggagttgcagacgcaggccactgaacgagaggaggaggccatggtcctcgtaaggtggaggggcacgaggcactcaacaagaagtggcaggaacactTCGAGGAGcctgatcaccgcatgaggcggaaaaacctgcggatcttgggccttgcggaggggctggaggggtcggacctgacaacctacgtggctacaatgctgaactccctagtgggggccgggtcgttccatctgcccttggagccggagggagcacacagagtactggccaggaggcctaaggagaatgaacccccgcgtgcagtgctggtgaggttccaccggttcagtgatcgggagtgtgtgctgcgctgggccaagaaggtgaagagcagcaattgggagaatggggtagtacggatctaccaggattggagtgcagaggtggctaagcagcggtctggatttaatcggacgaaagaggtgctttacaggaaaaagataacgtTCGGaatgtgggtaacttattcggaccggcattattatttcgattccccggaccaggcgtgggccttcgtgcggacggagaaactggacttgaactaggggttggggggtcggttgtaatgctttattgctggtttctgctgttgctgtgtccttgttttttttgtaattttgatatggttatttatgagggtgttgttctgttatttttttttgctgtggggcattgtttgagttttgtatcttgcggggagggttggggggggggggggtttgttgtattctaagtcgggttgggggtgtggagtggggctggtatttgggagctgcgtcagaagggtgtggtggggcagtgcgaaagcgcgggctttcctctggtttcccacgctgcgaGGCGGAGACAATGACGGGGGGATGCGGggtcttaactggttcttccccgtgctggagcggtgcctggaggggggatagattgggggatgatcccactttgggaggggtcgggttatttgcgggagtttccggggtcagcagaagttagctgacccacggaagtacaatggaggacggttcgcggctgggagggttcctagtcttggggggggggggggggggaatacggggtgctgctggtagggtcaagaaggagctggtggggacagaggtgaggtgttgtcgctgtggggactgggtcgggcagggggtgctggcctggggcgggtagtcgacgggggagggacgccctctgatccggttggttacctggaatgcgagaggattgaatgggccggtgaagaggtCATGGGTACTTgttcatctgaaggggctaaaggcagatgtggcaatgcttcaggagacccacctgaaggtggcggaccaggtccgcctgaggaagggatgggtggggcaggttttccactctgggttggatgtgaagaaacgggg
It encodes:
- the LOC119957096 gene encoding serine/arginine-rich splicing factor 5-like, with translation MSSRVFIGRLSPHARERDVEKFFKGFGRIKEIDLKNGFGFVEFEDHRDADDAVYELDGKELCSERVTVEHARARPRGGRGGGRYQGRFSPRRPQSEGRNGPPVRTENRLIVENLSSRVSWQDLKDFMRQAGEVTFADAHRHKMNEGVVEFASYSDLKNAVDKLSGAEINGRKIRLIEEPKHRSRSRSRSRSRTFSRSRSRSRSRSRKSYSRSKSRSRSKSRSRSRSRVPARQQKARSASPSKSPASLERPRTRSRSRSRSMSRSPSVASAD